aatagacctatactaacctattgaCCTAGTTGCGACCCAAaaggtctgacctgcctACGTGTATACCAACAATGAGTGTTTTTTTACCAGTCCAAGTGCTCAGGTTTCACGACCAGGGGAGGAAGAATGAATACGCTAACGGGGCTCGACATACTAACGGGTTTACGGCGGCATTTGAGATGCACAGACACAGTTGACATCATACACCGCGACCACCGAGTCAAGCAACTTTGCCTCCTCTGCATAATCCGTTATCCAACACGTCCACAACCACAAAAAGTTTACCTTACGGGTGAGCGTATTGCCGCCAATGAGTGAAGCCGCTTACATAACTCAACACAATCATCCCCGGAAGAGTCCATTGCCCTCATCAGACTTGGGGATCCTCGTCTCTGCATGCGCAGCCAACGGAATTGGCATTCGGCCCGTCGGCTGGCTTGGCCCCCTCGGGGGTTATTAGCTTACCCAGAGCCGCAATCGGAACTTCCACAAGCAGGGTCCGCCCTTCGGCCCTTGCCCGGCGCCTGAAGGGCAGATGCGAAATGCGTAGCTAATGCAAATGTGTCAACCATGGAACTCGAATTGCTGGACAAAGCAGAAGAGAAGAGGGGGCCCACGGGGGAGGACGTCCGTCCGAGATATACAATGCTGCTTATTCGCTGTCCCCGGCCGCGTTCGTCTCCACGGGGAAAAACACAACCCCGGGTCAGAGTGTCACGCACCCCGTTGATATTCGGCGGACCTGGAGACGGATGTGACGGAGAACCACTGAATTCCAACCAGATACTGCAGAATACTCCAAAGTACCGAGTGAGATTTTGACGTACGCATCCTCTCAGATGACAGATTTACTCCAGTCGTCAGCTGCAAGCCCCAGATTGTTTCCCCCAGAGTATGGGTCTGTGAGGGAGATACGGATTATGGGGGTTTATGGGGATGCTCCGCTTTGATAGACATACTTATGGATTACGACCGCAGTTAGGGTCTCAAATTTTTTCGTCTCTTCTCTCTTCATCCTCGAGAACACCCTTTCTCGAAGAACACAACATCTCTTCGACAACTCACTTACACCAACTTACCTGAGCTGCTGTAACAGACGGACACACAATGGGTCTTCTCACCATCGTCGAAGAGAGGCCGACGCCGCCCTCGGTCTACAACTGGCGCATCTACGTGTTGGCCGGCATCGCGTCATGTGGATCCTGCATGATTGGCTACACGAGCGCCTTCATTGGCACGACCATCGGTCTCGACTCTTTCAAGGCCGAGTTCGACCTCACCAATAAGACCACCGCCGAGAGACACGTTATCAGCGAGAACATCGTCTCCCTCTTCGTCGCCGGTGCCTTCTTCGGTGCCCTTCTCACCTACTGCCTCAGTCACTTTATTGGTCGCAAGCGTTGTTTGGCCATTGGAGCAACTGTCTTCTCTTTGGGAGCGGCCTTGACCTGCGGCGCCAACGGCAACCTTGGACTCGGAATTCTCTACGCTGGACGTGTCTTTTCGGGCTTGGGAACTGGAGTTGCTTCTGTGAGTCTTCAAGATGCCCCTGAGTGACTCATCTCGGTCATCGACCGGTTCTCCACATGATGGGCAGCAACAAATTGCAGTGTAACAATTGCTAATACACGTATTTCGTAGAACATTATCCCCGTTTACATCTCGGAACTTTCGCCGCCGGCTATTCGTGGTCGTCTAGTTGGTCTCTACGAACTTGGCTGGCAAATTGGTGGTTTGGTTGGTTTCTGGATCAACGTGAGTTCTTACACAAACCTTCAACATTCAAACTGTATAAATATCACTAACGCGCTGCTCAGTTCGGTGTTGAGAACAGTGTTCCCGTCGGCCGTTCGCAATGGATGATCACTTTCGCAGTCCAGCTGATTCCTTCTGGTCTCCTCCTAGCTGGATCCTTGTGGATTCGTGAGTCTCCTCGATGGCTCTTCCTCCACGACCAACGCAAGGAGGCCATGGAGAACTTGTGCTGGATCAGACAGTTGGAGCCCAATGACGTTTACATTACCGAGGAAATCGCCGGTATCGACAAGATCTACGAGTCCACTAAGGCCACCGTCGGATTCGGATTCTGGCAGCCCTTCAAGGCCCTCGGTGCCCGTCCCTACCTTCAGTGGCGCCTGTTCTTGGGCTGCATGCTGTTCTTCTGGCAGAATGGTTCTGGTATCAACGCCATCAACTATTACTCCCCGACCATTTTCTCCAGCATCGGTGTTGAGAGCAACACTGTCAACCTGATGACTGGTATCTTTGGTGTTGTCAAGGCCGTCATGACCTTTGTCTGGCTTCTGTTCCTCGTCGATCAGCTTGGTAGAAGAAAGCTTCTTCTCATTGGTGCCATCACCGGTTCCCTCTGCATGTGGGTCATCGGAGGCTACATCTGCATCGTCGAGCCGACCAAGAACCCTCAAGACCACTTGACCGGCAGTGGTATCGCTGCCATCGTCTTCTTCTACCTCTGGACCGCCGTCTACACCCCCACCTGGAACGGTACCCCCTGGGTTATCAACTCTGTAAGTTTATCCCTCCGTGGTGACGTTTGGACCGCAGCTAACAAAACCTCAAGGAATTCTTCGACCCCAACTTCCGTTCCTTGGCAAGTGGTGCAACCACCGCCAGCAACTGGCTGTTCAACTTTCTCGTCTCCCGTTTCACGGAGCAGATGTTCGCAGCCATGGGATACGGCGTGTACTTCTTCTTCGCCGCCCTGTCATTCCtggccttcttcttcgcctTCTTCCTCATCCCCGAGACGAGCGGTGTTCCCCTGGAGAAGATTGACAGACTATTCGAGATCAAGCCCGTCTGGAGAGCCAACGAGACGTTGATGGCCCAGCTGAGGGAAGAGGAGGTACAGTTCCGCACAGACATCAAGGACGAGGTTATTCACAAGGAGCAGGGCACGTCGTCGGAGTCGGACTCCCCATGAAAGATGAAAGAAGCTGCGCTGGCAAACGCAGATATACAAACATGACATGATTACGAACAGTACATAGACATGGAGATAGAACGGCATTTTGATTTATCGCGAAGGGGCATCTGTTTGCGAATACCCGGCATCGAGTTATCTGCAATCCTAAATAAAAGACATTTCTTGCCTCGAACCCACCTGACCGCTTCATGGCGCACTTGATTTCTCATAGCTGATACTGACGAGGATGTCTCCCGCCTTACTCTTCAATCTTGCTCCAAGGGCAATTGCGGCCAAGTCCGACAATCGAACACCGACAGCAACACGACAACATGTCAGGGTCTCGACTGTAAGAAACATTCCCTCAGCGCATCTCATTAGCAACTTGCAGTCTTTTTCCCGTGATGCCGAGATTGCCGATACTCAACCGCAGCATTCAGAGGCACCGCAAACTTGTCAGTGGAGCCGTAAGCAAGCACAGCTGGATACTATCGTGGCAATCCCGGTGGCAATGACTGTGTGGCGACGGGGCCAGCCCACTTGCCGAGAAACTTGGTGAAATCTCAAAAATCACTCAGTCAGCGACCCAGCGCCCGGATTTTTGCGCTGAACAATAACCAATGACGGCTTATTTCCGGGGTCAGCGCCCTAGGCCGCCCTGCCCGTTTGAAGTTGGTTCGGATCTAACCAGAAGATCAGTTGAACAGGGCTATCCAAGCGGTCGATCAATGCCAAGTACGCCTGCCCCTAAGGAGCAGGAACTGCCATTAAGCGGCTGCATGAAAAGGGAATCGTTTTGGTGTTAATTTCCGGCGGGATGAAATTCTCCTAGTGGTGCCGCACATTGTTTCACTCTGCTGTTGAGGTCTACGTCCTTGAAAATTTGGCGCCTGTTAAACCAACTGCCTAGGTACATAAGCACACGCGACTGCAACCGAAAAATGTTCAATTAGATACGAAGCCAGAAAGAATAATTTGTGTTTGTGTTAACGCTTGATTGTGACTCAAGCCTTTTCAGGGTCTCGTAGAACCTAGCGCTCCATTGATTGGTACGACAGCCTGTCTGTCTCTCGAGAGCATTGTGAGACTTGATGATTCTTTGAAGCTCCAGCGCATTACAGCATCCCAAAGCTGCAATCCCTCGTGTTCCAGTACGCCCGATCGGTAGGTCGGATCGAAGAGTTGTTCTGAGAATATTAAGAGTCTTGCACGCCTTGCGAGAGGATTGGGAAATAATTTACGGAGTAGCTCCGAATTGCTGCTCCGATGACTACGGCTGGTGCCGACTGCCCCGCCCCGGTCGGTCGGGGTACGATTCCGGGGGCATCGCAAAAATCGGGATTCGGTTTCCGTGCCAGACTGCCCCATCCGGCCGGCGATATCCAGGCTGGACGACGCACCGCCCACCAAGGACAttgtcatcatcatcatcatcatcatcagcaTCATCAATATCGTGCCAGGAAGATATTATTCTCAGTGTGAAAGCTCGCGTCAACACATCCTGTATTCTATCTCATCATCATTTTTGACGTATACCTATGTGTAACAACTGAATCAAATTACAAGAAGTCACGGCCATGTCTATCGTATGTGGCCTGCTCTCCACCCCTAtggatcatcatcatcagatCCTCTCCATCCGTCGTGGAACACAATGCCGCAATGTCCTGCTGACAAGTCCATACAATACAGTCAAACATGCGATCAATCAACCATATCGGCGTGTCCGTCCCGGACATTGAAGCCGTAGTAAAATGGTACAGCGAAATCATGGGCTTTGTCCTCGTAAACGGAAAAATCAAGCACATCAAGCGCTCCGAGACACCGGACGCGGGAATTTTCAAGATTTACCCAGACTCCTTGCAGGAAGTCAAGTTGGGATTCATGGCGACTGGCAATGGTGTCGGATTCGAAGTTTTTGAGTTCGTCGACCCCGCTTACAAGAAGGCCGAAGATTTCGCTTACAACGTGGGCGGCTTCTTTCACTTGTGCGTGACGGATGCTGAACCAGAGGCTCTGCTGGCTCGGGCTATACAGGCCGGGGCCAGCAAGATTGGGGAACCGACGCTGAATCCGCTGAGTGGCTCGAGGTGCCTGTATTTCAGAGATCCTTGGGGCAACGTGTTGGAGATATTGGATATGAGCTTTGATAGGATGAGCGCGCTGGATGCAGTCTGACAACCAACGCCGATGCGGTTGCAATCGCATCTATAGTCTGTTGGACATACTTAGCCTCATGATGTCTGAGAATGAAAGACTAATCTCTATATTAGCTCACCATTGTGAGCGAAAACGATGTACCTTGATTATAACGGGACAAGCTCACTCTGATAAGTGATTGATCCATGAAGTCTTCTCCACCGGTGAAGGCTACGCCAAGATCCTCCTCATTCACCTCTTCCTGCCTCTTCTTTGGATTGAACGAACGTGAAATCTAGCGAACAGTCCAAACAATAACTGCAATCTCGTTGAAAAGGATTAGAATTAATGCAGCGAGCTCGACTGGAGTTCGCTTGTTTTATTTTCCCAGGCCAAACTTGACGCTTTTTGATACAGCCTATGCCAGTGTTCCTGTCCTCTCGTTGCGGATCTTAGCAGCTGCATGCCATTTTTCAATGTTCTAGATTTGATCATGTGCTATCCTTGTGTCTTGAGTcctaagctctttatccaCTCTTTCTCCTCTGGAGTGCTGTCGTATTTAACGTCTGGCGCCAAGTAAGAGACCGAAAAATCAGGCAATGCAAGGCAATCGGGCCTTCCCCGGCGGATATTCTGGGGAATCTGCCCCAGGTTCAGCCCCCACACCTTCGTACTTATGCTTAACGAATACGTTCTCTGGGGATAGTAAGCCATCGGACCAATCGAACACACGCTCGTTTACCGCAGGCACTTGCAGGAGCTATTATTTGCACTGTTACCGAAGCCATGGGCCTATATGCCTTGATATGGAAGTCGTTACCGCCCTCATGTTGATGGTGAGCCAGTGTGGCCGAGAACTCTTCTTCGGTAGAATTGTCACAAGTCTGCGTTTACTGTTGCCGAGATTGTCCATTAAGGTGCTCTTTAACTACCTGTTTTATACACCATATTTACAATCAACTAAGCGTTACTAGAACCATGGTGCTGAGAGTTCTAGATAAAAGTAGCTTTCCTCTGGCAATGCAATCTCATTCAGAACTCAAGAGAGGCACTGAACCACTCACTACTAAGAGCTGCCTAACTCCGAGATTCATGGCCAAACAACCAGCGAATTGCCAGCCCGAACCCAACTCCTCACGTCTATCAGGCCATGCTTCCAAACAGCCAAACTCTTCCCCAGACGCCACATTCCAACGAGAAACGAACTGCGGGATGAGATGCGGGGAAATACGGGTTTACCCCTCAAGAACGATGTGTTGTGGTTACATGGATTCTCGGCTCCGAGTGTTTAGGCACAGCCTATACGCGTATTAGTTTGCGATTCTGGTGCGTTCCCAAATACGCGGGTGATGACGTCGCAAGGTTGGTGAGGTATTGAAGACACCATGGAAAACTTCAGCCTTCTGCCAGTCTAAAGCAGAGTTCATTACTTTGGATCCGAGTTATTTTGTCAGGGAATTCTAAGCTAGTGAGAAAGTGATGTCAGGTGATAAACTCAATTGCGGTGACATGTTCTTTGATCTGACTGTATATGTAAGCTCCTCGCGGCGAAGTTGGGTAAATGTACTTCGAGATCGTTAAATGCTACTACGCCTTATCACTTCACTAACATTGGGAAGAAGTCAACTTCTCAGAAAGAAGTTTAGATGGGATACGAAATGGAATTAAACATAAGAATCTCTCCAAAAATCTGCATCACAGTCACAAAAGAGATAGCTTCTGGCCGCCCCCCAGTGAAATGCCCGGCGACCTGACCACGACTTGATCACTACCCCGAAATACCGAGTGTCACTACGAAGACCTTTCCCCGCCTCGTCGTCTGTACGGTCGATCTCTATCCTAGTCTAAAATGCATCGGCCCGATATTCATATGTAGTTAACCTCGTAATCCTCCAACTACGTTGCGTACCTTGCTACCTTTACATACAAATCACCAGACGATGACTGCCTGGCCCGGTTTCCTCTCTGGCAAGAGTGACCCAGCCTTTCAAAGCCTGTTTTCGGTATCTAGGGGGACATCTGACGAGTATAAATGAACTGGCTTCAACTCCCCTATTCAGAGCAGGTCAACTCATGACCATGGGAACCTCGCGCTATCTGGCGTATCGTACTTTCAACAACCGTCACCAGGATCATCGCCAACCATGCTGTGGAcatccctcctcctcctcctcggagCCCAGCTCAGCCTCACCAGCCAACTTCACCACCGATCCTCCAATAATGGTTCGTACGCGCTATACCCCATCAATCTCCTCTACTCGTCCACACCTCAAATCTCCACATACCATGTCGCTAACCCAAACACAAGGCACACGAGACAGATCCACAGCCCTCGCCCTGGCAAACACTCTCATATCCCACCTCACCCTCGAAGAAAAAGTCTCCATGATCACGGGAAACTCCTCCGCGGGCAACTGCATCGGCGTCATCGCGCCCATCCCCCGCCTCGGCTTCAAGGGGATCTGCATGCTCGACGGCCCCAGCGCCGTCAACCGCGCCGACCTCGTCAGCGTTTTCCCTTCGGGGATCACTGCGGCCGCAACGTGGGACCGTGAGATGATTTATCGCCGGGGAGTTGCGATTGCGGAGGAGTTCaaggggaagggggggcATGTGATTCTCGGGTACGTCTAGTCTCACTCATCCTCCGTCGATGAGAAATACGTGACAAGGTACCGTCATATTGACACCGCCTCCCGAACAGTCCTTCCACAGGCCCAATGGGTCGCGCAGCCCTAGGCGGCCGCAACTGGGAAGGCTTCGGCCCGGACCCGTACCTAGCAGGCATCACCATCGAGAACACAATCACCGGCATGCAATCCGCCGGCGTCCAGACCTGCTCAAAGCACTACATCGCCAACGAGCAAGAGACGCAGCGCTCCAACACGACGGTGAACGGCACGGTCATCGAGGCCATCTCGTCCAACGTCGACGACAGGACCGTCCACGAGCTCTACCTCTGGCCCTTCGCCAACGCCATCAGGGCCGGCACGACGTCCATCATGTGCTCGTATAACCGCTTCAACCAGACGTACGCGTGCGAGAACACTCACCTGCTGAAAGAACTGTTGCGAGATGAGCTTGGGTTTCAGGGGTATACTGTGTCGGATTGGTTCGCGACGCATTCTACCGCGGACTCTATCAACAACGGTCTGGATCTTGAGATGCCGGGCGCTGTGCCGGGGAACTACCCCGGCGCCGCCACCTTCTTCGGCGACAAGGTCCTCGAGGCTGTGGCTGACGGCACCGTCCAAGAATCCCGCATCGACGAGATGGTCCGCAACATCCTGACGCCGTATTACCTCCTAGGCCAAGACGCAGAGTCCTACCCCTCACCCGACCCATCTCTCCGCTTCGTGACGGTCTTCCAAGAAGTCGGGCTGCAAGTCGCCAAAGACGCGGGCTTCATCCCCGACGGCTTCGTCTTCACCCACGGCCGCGACGTCCGCGGCGACCATGCGAAGCTCATCCGTGAAATGGGCTCCGCCGGCACAGTCCTCCTGAAGAATTCGAACCAGACCCTCCCCCTGTCAAAGCCCAAGATCATCGGCGTCTTCGGCAACGACGCAGGCGAGATGACAAACGGCTTCCTCCGCCCCTCCGAGGTCCCCGAGGACACGAACACAGGCACAATGATCATCGGCGGAGGGTCCGGCACAGGACGCCCCTCCTACGTGATCTCCCCTCTCGCCGCCGTCCGCGCCAAAGCGGCAGAGTACGGCGCGGAAGTCCTCTACGTGACCAACAACGACGTCCTCGCGGCCAATGATTTCCGTGGTGTATACCCCCCGCCCGAAATCTGTCTCGTGTTCCAGCAGACGTTCGCCAGCGAGAGTTTCGATCGCACGTCGTTTGAGCTCGACGGGAACTCGACGGCTGTGATCAACAACGTGGCTGATTTCTGCGCGACGACGGTAGTGGTAACGCACTCGGGCGGTGTAAATACCATGCCCTGGGCAAACCATACCAAGATTGGCGCAATCCTAGCGGCGCATTACCCAGGCCAGGAGAGCGGTAACTCCATCGTCGACCTACTTTGGGGCGACGTCGCGCCTTCCGGCAGGCTGCCGTACTCCGTCCCACGCAACGAGGAGGACGCTGGCCCCGCGATTGTGAATCTTACGCAGCCTGTCGTTGACCCGCTTGCGTGGCAGGCTGATTTCAGCGAGGGCCAGATGATTGACTACCGCCACTACGACGCGCTTGGAATTGAGCCGTTGTACGAATTTGGTTTCGGGCTGACGTACACGACGTTCGCCGTGATCGACAACCAGGTCGGCGTGAGCTTCATCGCAGGAAACTCGTCCATCGCTGCTCGCCCGGACACGGCTATCCCGGTTCAACCTGGCGGGCATCCGCAGCTGTGGGAGGATCTCATCAGCGTCAAGGTGTCGATTTCGAACATAGGCCATGTGACTGCATTTTCTATCCCGCAGCTTTACGTCTCCTTCCCGTCGTTTTCTCCCGAGGGCACGCCGAAGAAGGTCCTGAGAGGCTTTGAAAAGATCCAGATCGAGGCGGGTGGCTCGGCTGAAGTGGAGTTCCGGCTGATGAGGCGGGATGTGAGTTTATGGAATACATCGGACAAGGTGTGGGTGATTCCGGAGGGCGATTTCACGTTCCGGGTCGGCTTCAGCTCAAGGGACCTGCCGGCGGAGAAGGCCTTCTCGGTGCTGGTGTGATGTATGAGGACAGGGTGGTGATGTTGAAAGTATGTGGCGaagaccttttttttttgtccAGAATCAAACCAGTAATCCTTCTTGCCCGCAAGATAACTGACGTTCAGCTATCAAGCTGGCTAGTGGATTAGTGGTCGGAGGACTGGTGGTACCTTGGCGCGAAGTCAGTAATTACCAGATCTGTGGATGGGTATGTCAGATCTGTTAGCAAGTAAAACATTGAACCCATTCATCTTCCCTTTTCGTGGCGTTTCGTTTCTCGGCTCTGTCGAGCCTGACGAAGTTCGTGTTGCACAACAATAATGGTAGAGGTTAATATTGTTCAGCCACAACAAGACTTTGGGTACAGTGTCGAAGAGGATATCATTCCCAGCTGCAGCTCTATTCTGCTTCAGCCACTTAGGCCACAGAGCTCGACTCGTCTTGCTTGCAGGAAAGCGCACGGGGCGATTTGAGGTTCGAGGGGTGATTGCACAATGGCGATTGTGGTTGCACATGGCCAAACTCATACTCGAACGCAGACAAAGAAATCAGGCACACGGCGGATCATGTCTGAGAGTAATGACCACCGCCCTCGAACTTGGTCTTTGATCCCCTGCGAGTTCGTGGCACCTAAGAAGTACGTGATCCGAGAATAAATGTTGGCGTCCGTACGTCTCACTGGGTCGAGAGAAACGTTTCTGTCTGGGTAGCATTCTGCAAGATTCACATTCGAGCACGTGAGTCGCAAAAGATTTCATTCGAGAAGACTATCAACTTACGACGGCTAAATATGAAAGCACGGAGCCAAGCACGGCTGGTCGACTACTCTGACAGCGAGGATGAAGCAAAATCAGAAGTTGTAGCCACGCCATTGGCTACTGGGCCACCAGATGAGGAAGGGTTCGCTCAAATAGTCATTGGACTACAGCAAGAGTACACAAAAGAAGTCCGGGAGTTGCAGGCGCGACAAGAAGCAACAGATCGAGAGATGGCGGTGCATGTGAACCAAGTCAATAGGAGGTTGGAAAAGCAGCTCAACGTCTTGACTTCAGTCGTCAAGGTAAGTTTTCTGTCGTACCCGAATGTCCCTACAGAGGCCTAGCTGGTTCGCTTGGTTATCTTTGAGGTGATATCGGCTATTGCATTGGATGTGCTGACTGGTAATAGGAAGTTTTTGGAGTCGATCCACTAGATCCGGCAGTGAGACATTGCGCGCAGCAAGATGGCAGTAAAGAGGACCATGAGAGAGGTGCAGTTCTCCCATCGCCATCTCCAACACCACCAGTGCCCGCTGAAAGATGTGATGTGTCGCCACCAGGACGGGAATCCATCACAGTTGCGTCCAGAGTTCGGACACCCGGTCCTCGGATTCCCCATGAGAGTCGAGAGTCACAACCAGCGGCCCCTGGGGCGTCACTACCGGTGGTAAGAAGAAGCACTGGCAAAAAAGCGCCTAAGCCGCGGGTAGTTGCGTTGAATCAACGTGCAAATCAGCCTTTGAAGAAAAGGAGAAGGAATGATGATACCAATGACAGCAAGGACCACCAGGGGGAGGAGGTGTTGGAGGTGGAACCAGAGGCACTGGGGCCCAGATCCCCCAAAGCCGAGCAAGTCACAGACATTGCTGTCAATGAAGCTGTTGTTCGCCGGAAAGCGTCTCGACAAAATTTGCTATCCCCAAGAGACCCTGTCAACCCGTACGATGACCCGAAATACTTCAGCCCACTGACCGTCGTTGGCAAGGATGGAGTTCTGCGGCCAATATTCAAGTTCTACCCGCACCCGCCGACAGTCGAAGAGCAATGGGCAGAGTATAAGTACGGTCTCCACGGTCAGCAGCCTGTCGAACTGCTGGAGAAGATGTACCGGGCCAAGTGGCGAAACGGCACGTATGGGCGTTCGTGGTTCACTCGCCGCAAGGCCTTCTGGGACAAGATGAAGGGGTTGCTAGATCAAGGTCGTACGGAAGAAGAAGCGTTGGGCGTTATGAGAGACCTTGGGAGTGGCAGCGTGCCTACTGCAGTTGCCATTTTATGCAAAGAGCGTGGAGAGGGAACACGCCCAGGGAGACGAAAGTATCGGGGCCAGTCGGTCTACTCGGTATGCGGCAGTAAACATTCGCGAGATGAGAGCTCCAGCAACGAAGAGAGCAGCAGCAGTGAATCGGAGAATGGCGAAACGCCGAGACCCATCCGATATAGTCCATCGAGGCTGCGGAAACGAATTGTGGTGTCTATGGACAGCGTGAGCGGCAGCGACGAGCCTGAGTCGGTGCTATGCCCTGGACAAGAGACCGATGGTTTGTGGGAACCTAAGGCTAACTGATTGATTGAGTTGTAGCATGGTTCGTCAAGCTCGCTACAACGTAGTTCGATCGCACTGAGGTTATATAATCGCAGTATTGACTAGCTTCAACACGTAGACGTAACAAGCGGGCTCGCTTTTGAAACCTGCAGACTTCTGTAGGAATAGTAATGGTGAAGTAGTCGCGATGAAGACGGTGATGAAGCCTCCATAGCTAGTGGCTCACTGCGAAGAGAAAGCGCTTGCGATTTGGAAGTCATTCTAGTCTGAGCACCGCTGCCCCCAAACTTTGGGTAGAGTTGCCGGCAACGATGGGCCATCGTGAGGGTGTCAAGGATGGTCCCCGATGTGAAATGGCCACTCAGCCAATTCATGCCCAGCATCGAAAGCTAATCTCACCGAGGTAAGGCAGCACGAGGCCTAGGTCAACTTGACCAGCATCATAGCTTCCAGGTAATTCTTTACTAGGGCTGCTCCAGCACACAGGACGCGCCGTAGACATCTTTCGACGAGACTCCGAAGTAGGGTGGACTGGGGGTGAGCAACATTCTTCGGGTTGTGTGAGTTTGGCTCCAGATAAACCTCTGAGGGGGCGAGAACATGCCGAACAATGCCTTGCTATCCAAGCGCGGGCTCGTCTGGGAGACTTTCGTCCCAGACGGCGACGAGGAGACGAAAAACAAGCTTCTGTCTTGGAAGCAGCTGGTCCCAAGTTTCACAACGACACATGGACCGCAGCGTGAGCCAGTCGGGAAAATGAGGAATCCTAGGTAGCCGGCGGGTAGGCCTTATGGCTGCACGGTGTGAGTCGTCGACTCTGCCCTCGACACGACGTCGAAAAGGCATGGCACTGAATAAGGTAGGCGGCGATGTCGTGTCGTCGTCTTGAAAGCGAATCCAGGCCGACGGAACAGTGGGAACCTAGGAGAGACCCTGGATTACTCCGTAGGGGGTCAACGGTGTCGACCACGTTTTAAGCGTGGGATCCCTGACGGAGGAGAT
The window above is part of the Colletotrichum lupini chromosome 9, complete sequence genome. Proteins encoded here:
- a CDS encoding beta-glucosidase; the encoded protein is MLWTSLLLLLGAQLSLTSQLHHRSSNNGTRDRSTALALANTLISHLTLEEKVSMITGNSSAGNCIGVIAPIPRLGFKGICMLDGPSAVNRADLVSVFPSGITAAATWDREMIYRRGVAIAEEFKGKGGHVILGPSTGPMGRAALGGRNWEGFGPDPYLAGITIENTITGMQSAGVQTCSKHYIANEQETQRSNTTVNGTVIEAISSNVDDRTVHELYLWPFANAIRAGTTSIMCSYNRFNQTYACENTHLLKELLRDELGFQGYTVSDWFATHSTADSINNGLDLEMPGAVPGNYPGAATFFGDKVLEAVADGTVQESRIDEMVRNILTPYYLLGQDAESYPSPDPSLRFVTVFQEVGLQVAKDAGFIPDGFVFTHGRDVRGDHAKLIREMGSAGTVLLKNSNQTLPLSKPKIIGVFGNDAGEMTNGFLRPSEVPEDTNTGTMIIGGGSGTGRPSYVISPLAAVRAKAAEYGAEVLYVTNNDVLAANDFRGVYPPPEICLVFQQTFASESFDRTSFELDGNSTAVINNVADFCATTVVVTHSGGVNTMPWANHTKIGAILAAHYPGQESGNSIVDLLWGDVAPSGRLPYSVPRNEEDAGPAIVNLTQPVVDPLAWQADFSEGQMIDYRHYDALGIEPLYEFGFGLTYTTFAVIDNQVGVSFIAGNSSIAARPDTAIPVQPGGHPQLWEDLISVKVSISNIGHVTAFSIPQLYVSFPSFSPEGTPKKVLRGFEKIQIEAGGSAEVEFRLMRRDVSLWNTSDKVWVIPEGDFTFRVGFSSRDLPAEKAFSVLV